In the Pseudanabaena sp. PCC 7367 genome, one interval contains:
- the queC gene encoding 7-cyano-7-deazaguanine synthase QueC codes for MSSNNLHVDRSELNEPKVAKPKAVVLLSGGLDSATAAAQAIAAGYEPIALSFNYGQRHKRELQSAQVVAKQLGITEHHVIDVNLSLWGSSSLTDKSMHLPIEGLQDNVIPSTYVPGRNTVFIAIALSLAEARSAKAIYLGINAVDYSGYPDCRPDYLEAYQNLAALSSKAALEGNGIELVAPLVMDSKVDIVKKAIALGVPIAATWSCYQGGTEPCGVCDSCRIRDQALSEAGYPELASAVSKGN; via the coding sequence ATGTCCTCTAACAATCTTCACGTCGATCGATCTGAATTAAATGAGCCCAAGGTCGCTAAGCCCAAGGCCGTAGTTTTACTCTCCGGTGGCCTCGATTCTGCTACCGCTGCCGCCCAGGCGATCGCCGCTGGCTATGAACCGATCGCATTGTCATTTAACTATGGCCAACGCCACAAGCGGGAACTACAATCAGCTCAGGTTGTGGCTAAGCAATTGGGGATTACTGAGCATCATGTAATTGATGTGAACCTGTCGCTGTGGGGTAGCTCGTCTCTGACTGACAAATCGATGCATTTACCCATTGAAGGATTGCAGGATAATGTGATTCCTTCTACCTATGTGCCGGGGCGAAATACGGTGTTTATTGCGATCGCTCTTTCTTTGGCCGAAGCTAGATCTGCCAAGGCGATTTATTTAGGCATCAATGCGGTGGACTATTCCGGCTATCCCGATTGCCGTCCTGACTATCTGGAAGCCTATCAAAACCTGGCTGCACTTTCGTCTAAGGCTGCGCTTGAGGGCAACGGAATTGAATTGGTTGCGCCGTTGGTGATGGATTCAAAGGTGGATATTGTCAAAAAGGCAATCGCCCTTGGTGTACCGATCGCGGCGACCTGGTCTTGTTATCAAGGGGGCACAGAACCTTGCGGGGTGTGCGATTCCTGTCGCATCAGAGATCAGGCTTTGAGCGAGGCGGGTTATCCTGAATTGGCTTCAGCAGTTAGCAAGGGTAATTAA
- a CDS encoding phosphate ABC transporter substrate-binding protein, which translates to MAQKNNETIVLVASLAVTVGLLGAGYWFVRGRDGGDSIVVESSDPTEPTTSEPSSNSNNNQSNGDAPASASLASIEATLPNPNLLQIDGSTTMVALMQNLNNAYAQANPSIPAIYGQPANNPNGSSGGIRNLINGTVDLAASSRPLKPEEATANLQVVAIAKDAVAVVVSASNPYRGGLTMSQLRQIYEGRITNWSEVGGPNVPIKVINRAQASGTRDLFQNVVLLSQSFAPDSANFITWPQDETTAIIRELGNNGISYATVSQVANQSTVRIMPIDDSLPTDINAIRNNTYPISRNIFLITTKQTSPAVKEFIELALSPQGQQLATNNGFIPIN; encoded by the coding sequence ATGGCACAGAAAAATAATGAAACGATCGTACTAGTGGCCAGTCTGGCGGTTACCGTGGGTCTCTTGGGGGCAGGCTATTGGTTTGTGCGGGGACGGGATGGCGGCGATTCGATCGTGGTTGAGTCATCTGATCCAACTGAGCCAACGACCTCAGAACCCAGTAGTAATAGCAATAATAATCAGTCTAATGGCGATGCTCCGGCTAGTGCTAGTTTGGCCAGCATTGAAGCGACTCTGCCCAACCCCAATCTGTTGCAGATCGATGGCAGCACCACCATGGTGGCATTAATGCAAAACTTAAATAATGCTTATGCCCAGGCTAATCCCAGTATTCCCGCGATCTATGGCCAACCCGCTAATAATCCCAATGGCTCCAGTGGCGGCATTCGCAATTTAATCAATGGCACTGTGGATCTAGCGGCTAGCTCCCGTCCGCTCAAGCCCGAAGAAGCGACTGCCAACCTACAGGTAGTAGCGATCGCCAAGGATGCAGTGGCCGTGGTGGTTAGCGCTAGTAATCCCTATCGCGGTGGCCTTACCATGAGTCAATTACGCCAGATTTATGAAGGGCGGATTACTAACTGGTCAGAGGTGGGCGGCCCCAATGTACCAATCAAAGTAATCAATCGTGCCCAGGCCAGCGGCACCAGGGATCTATTTCAAAATGTGGTTTTGCTCTCGCAATCTTTTGCGCCAGATAGCGCTAATTTTATTACCTGGCCCCAGGACGAAACTACGGCAATTATTCGGGAGTTGGGCAATAACGGCATTAGCTATGCTACGGTGTCACAGGTGGCAAATCAGTCCACGGTCAGGATTATGCCGATCGATGACTCATTGCCCACTGATATTAATGCGATCAGAAATAATACTTATCCCATTAGCCGGAATATTTTCCTGATCACCACCAAGCAAACCAGCCCAGCAGTAAAGGAATTTATTGAACTAGCCCTATCGCCCCAAGGACAGCAGCTTGCCACCAATAATGGTTTTATTCCAATTAATTAA
- a CDS encoding class I SAM-dependent methyltransferase, producing the protein MPAINYEIPKPQSSPDWEKLIAATRKRFDKEYKQESFDLPDEIEAMPLFREWVGHTLSSRTSSPFWEIAQFKKNLHCLDIGCGVSFLIYPWNDWNVYFHGLEISTVARDALNSRGSQLNSKLFKGVELGNAHQLPYENDSFDRAVATGFSCYYPIEYWQMVLQEAKRVLKPGGVLVFDAIDPNSEIAENWAILETYLGAEVFLTPLKEFEAIAANIGRISTQREGELFKMYRLTMPK; encoded by the coding sequence ATGCCCGCGATCAACTACGAAATCCCCAAGCCCCAAAGCTCACCCGATTGGGAAAAGCTGATTGCCGCGACGCGGAAAAGGTTTGATAAGGAATATAAACAAGAATCCTTTGATTTGCCCGATGAGATCGAAGCGATGCCCCTGTTTCGAGAATGGGTCGGCCATACCCTCTCCAGCCGGACTAGTTCACCCTTCTGGGAGATCGCCCAGTTCAAAAAGAATCTGCATTGCCTGGATATTGGCTGCGGCGTAAGCTTTTTGATCTATCCCTGGAATGACTGGAATGTCTATTTTCATGGTCTGGAGATCAGCACCGTCGCCAGGGATGCGCTTAACTCCAGGGGGTCGCAACTCAATTCCAAACTATTTAAGGGCGTAGAGTTGGGGAATGCCCACCAGTTGCCCTATGAAAATGACAGCTTCGATCGCGCCGTGGCCACGGGGTTTAGCTGCTATTACCCGATCGAATATTGGCAAATGGTCTTGCAAGAGGCAAAACGAGTTTTGAAACCGGGCGGGGTGTTGGTGTTTGATGCGATCGATCCGAACTCAGAAATTGCCGAGAATTGGGCGATCCTGGAAACCTACTTAGGCGCAGAAGTATTTTTAACACCACTCAAGGAATTTGAAGCGATCGCCGCAAATATTGGCAGAATCTCCACTCAGCGGGAGGGTGAATTATTTAAAATGTATCGGCTGACGATGCCCAAGTAG
- a CDS encoding aldo/keto reductase, whose translation MQKVKLGNSNVEVSAIGVGTWAWGDTLFWKYGSDYGEVEVKKAFSASLDAGVTLFDTAEVYGLGKSEELLGQFMKAIAPRVPRSQIKIATKYMPVPWRLGKQAVKDAVAKSLERLQVESIDLYQIHQPFTFLMGQETLLNALADEVKAGRIKALGVSNFSADQMRKAHETLAKRKIPLTVNQVQYSLIAKKVETNGTLDAAEELGVTILAYSPLAQGVLSGKYTSTNPPKGARQLDPKFGSDGITKVQPLLRVLADLAEVYDATMAQVAINWLAAQQNVIPIPGAKNAKQAQENAAALEFKLVPEEITQLDRVSDECTR comes from the coding sequence TTGCAAAAGGTCAAATTAGGCAACAGTAACGTAGAAGTATCAGCGATCGGGGTGGGTACCTGGGCCTGGGGCGATACTTTGTTTTGGAAGTATGGCAGTGATTATGGCGAGGTTGAGGTCAAAAAAGCCTTTAGCGCCAGCCTGGATGCAGGAGTAACGCTATTTGATACCGCTGAAGTATATGGCCTGGGTAAATCGGAAGAGTTATTAGGCCAATTTATGAAGGCGATCGCCCCCAGGGTGCCCCGATCGCAAATTAAAATTGCCACCAAATATATGCCTGTACCCTGGCGATTAGGCAAGCAGGCGGTCAAAGATGCTGTGGCCAAGAGCCTGGAGCGCTTGCAGGTAGAATCGATCGACCTGTATCAAATCCATCAACCGTTTACCTTTTTGATGGGGCAAGAAACACTGCTGAATGCGCTGGCCGATGAAGTTAAAGCAGGCAGAATTAAGGCGTTGGGAGTGAGTAATTTTTCGGCTGATCAAATGCGCAAAGCCCATGAAACCCTAGCTAAACGCAAAATTCCATTGACGGTTAATCAGGTGCAATATTCATTGATCGCCAAGAAGGTGGAAACCAATGGCACCCTTGATGCGGCCGAAGAATTGGGTGTGACAATCCTGGCCTATAGCCCCCTAGCGCAGGGGGTTTTGTCCGGTAAATATACTTCTACCAATCCCCCCAAAGGGGCGCGGCAGCTCGATCCTAAGTTTGGTAGCGATGGCATTACCAAGGTGCAACCACTGCTGCGGGTGCTGGCGGATTTGGCCGAGGTCTATGATGCAACAATGGCACAGGTGGCGATCAATTGGCTGGCGGCGCAGCAAAATGTGATCCCGATCCCTGGTGCAAAAAATGCCAAGCAGGCTCAGGAAAATGCCGCAGCATTGGAGTTTAAACTCGTCCCAGAAGAAATTACCCAACTCGATCGCGTCAGTGATGAATGTACCCGTTGA
- a CDS encoding MFS transporter, which yields MSQGTTSQSTASEQLAKPLSFSTKLAYGAGDLGTAITANILAFFLLYFFTNVAGMRPDLAGSVLLIAKVSDAINDPIVGVLSDRTNSRWGRRHPWMVAGALPFGVFFVMQWLVPTSNQWGLFFYYVAIAVLFNLFYTVVNLPYTAMTPELTQDYNERTSLNSFRFAFSIGGSIVSLLVAGMLLDRNRIPDQRLAYMLLGLFCAVVSVIAILWCVIGTRKRMALAEGERSSFKTVTPIPIRQQLKIVLSNRPFLYVIGIYFCSWLALQITASIIPFFVVNWMKMPEKQISLVSIGVQGTALLMLFVWSFVSNRYGKKAAYFMGMVLWIIAQAGLFLLQPGQVILLYILAIVAGIGVSVAYLIPWSMVPDVIELDELNTGQRREGIFYAFMVFLQKMGLAVGLWFLGIGLQLAGFQKQIPDEAVQPDSALMAIRIAIGPLPTIALILGLVLAYFYPITKEFHAQIMLQLHEKRLAEAGETIEGLEREDS from the coding sequence ATGTCCCAGGGAACCACTTCACAATCCACCGCCTCAGAACAACTCGCCAAGCCCCTTAGCTTTTCTACCAAGCTAGCCTATGGTGCAGGCGATCTGGGTACAGCGATCACCGCCAACATTCTGGCCTTTTTCCTGCTGTACTTTTTCACCAACGTAGCTGGCATGAGGCCCGACCTGGCTGGAAGTGTTTTATTAATTGCCAAGGTATCTGACGCGATCAACGACCCAATCGTGGGCGTGCTGAGCGATCGCACCAACTCCCGCTGGGGCAGACGGCATCCCTGGATGGTGGCCGGAGCTTTGCCGTTCGGGGTGTTTTTTGTGATGCAATGGCTCGTCCCCACCAGCAATCAATGGGGCTTGTTTTTCTATTACGTAGCGATCGCGGTGCTGTTTAACCTGTTCTATACGGTGGTCAACCTGCCCTATACCGCCATGACCCCAGAGCTAACCCAGGACTATAACGAGCGCACCAGCTTAAATAGTTTTAGGTTTGCCTTCTCGATTGGTGGCAGCATTGTCTCATTGCTCGTGGCAGGAATGCTCCTTGACCGGAACCGGATCCCAGATCAACGATTGGCCTATATGTTGCTGGGACTATTCTGTGCGGTGGTTTCGGTGATTGCCATACTTTGGTGCGTGATTGGCACCCGTAAGCGGATGGCTCTGGCGGAAGGGGAACGCAGTTCATTCAAAACTGTAACGCCAATCCCAATCCGGCAGCAGCTCAAAATTGTCCTGAGCAATCGACCCTTTTTATATGTGATCGGCATTTACTTTTGTTCCTGGTTGGCACTGCAAATCACCGCCTCGATCATTCCGTTTTTTGTGGTTAACTGGATGAAAATGCCAGAAAAACAAATTTCCTTAGTTTCGATTGGTGTACAGGGAACTGCCTTGCTGATGCTATTTGTATGGAGCTTTGTCAGCAATCGGTATGGCAAAAAGGCAGCTTATTTTATGGGGATGGTCTTGTGGATTATTGCCCAGGCGGGATTGTTTTTACTACAGCCAGGCCAGGTGATCTTACTTTATATCCTGGCGATCGTAGCTGGGATCGGCGTGTCGGTGGCCTATCTAATTCCCTGGTCGATGGTGCCAGATGTGATCGAGTTGGATGAATTAAACACAGGTCAGCGGCGTGAGGGCATTTTCTACGCCTTTATGGTGTTCTTGCAAAAAATGGGCTTAGCAGTAGGTTTGTGGTTCCTGGGGATTGGCTTGCAACTGGCTGGTTTCCAGAAACAGATCCCAGACGAAGCAGTACAACCCGATTCAGCGCTAATGGCGATCCGGATTGCGATCGGCCCCCTGCCTACGATCGCCTTAATTCTCGGTCTGGTGCTGGCTTACTTTTATCCAATTACTAAAGAGTTCCATGCCCAGATTATGTTGCAGTTGCATGAAAAGCGGTTGGCGGAGGCTGGCGAGACGATCGAGGGGTTGGAGCGTGAAGATAGTTAA
- the cpdA gene encoding 3',5'-cyclic-AMP phosphodiesterase encodes MTGTPQITIAQITDIHLFDDSGLTLKGIDTNSSFQAVLAAIANLEQQPDLLLVTGDLTQDGLNHSYQRLHHELSHLSIPAYCIPGNHDSAELVQNFLADMAAIDRRLVLGNWQILLLNSAVPGQVHGHLADATLQWLECQLEANPDLNTLIALHHPALAIDSEWMDMISLQNRDQFWQICDRYPQIKAVIAGHAHQDIDAFWQGKGSQQIRHLVTPSTCVQFAPQKNCFALDYERSPGFRLLYLYGDGRVETEVKRLPQGKFVPTR; translated from the coding sequence ATGACTGGCACACCACAAATCACGATCGCCCAAATCACGGACATTCACCTGTTTGATGATTCTGGCCTGACTCTCAAGGGCATTGATACCAATAGCTCATTCCAAGCCGTGTTGGCAGCGATCGCTAACCTGGAACAGCAGCCCGATCTGCTTTTGGTTACTGGCGATCTCACCCAGGATGGGCTTAATCACTCATACCAACGCCTGCACCATGAACTATCGCACTTATCAATTCCTGCCTATTGCATTCCTGGCAACCATGACAGCGCCGAGTTAGTCCAAAACTTCCTGGCGGATATGGCCGCGATCGATCGTCGCCTGGTTCTGGGCAATTGGCAGATTTTATTATTAAATTCCGCCGTGCCAGGACAAGTGCATGGCCATCTAGCTGATGCCACTTTGCAATGGCTGGAATGCCAACTAGAAGCGAATCCCGACCTAAATACCCTGATCGCGCTGCATCATCCGGCTCTGGCGATCGATTCCGAGTGGATGGATATGATCTCGCTCCAGAACCGCGATCAATTCTGGCAGATTTGCGATCGCTACCCGCAGATCAAGGCGGTGATCGCTGGTCATGCCCATCAAGACATTGACGCATTTTGGCAGGGGAAGGGCTCACAACAAATCCGCCATCTGGTTACGCCATCTACCTGTGTGCAGTTTGCGCCCCAGAAAAACTGTTTTGCGCTGGATTATGAGCGATCGCCTGGATTTAGACTGCTATATCTCTACGGCGATGGCAGGGTGGAAACAGAAGTGAAACGCTTACCTCAAGGGAAATTCGTGCCGACTCGATAA
- a CDS encoding chloride channel protein, with product MSHAKTTDDHDQHRQLNFNHTQLVLCAAAIGIFGGLVATIYYFVLETMMDQVWHVLPELIEPYFPPWLPTNNYVWIATTIGGVAVGIAIYLLGCPGEMAQVVDRIHQPGKIDISKTPAMVIASLLAITAGGSAGPEAPLVQVNGSFGSWLGDRLKLSIGSVRVLTFCGMSAALGAFFGAPIGAALFALEIPHRRGLEYYEAIAPAVISAIFSFAIFRISTGITIGGIYHFESVPSLTPMNLLEGLLLGIVGAAIAVLFIYIFRAVGYLFQFIEHDQILSATLGGLAIGLIALFLPQTLFFSEAQIHDVIETGMTLGVSMLLLIAVAKMLAISFTLHSGFLGGFIFPLFFIGANVGLAIALAVPQIHPTVGMICLMAAMNVAVTKTPISSSIILSVLSDTAMLPVIVIASFVSFLLTAQIAMISTQRSRGSDEQAIPVWLHNSTVDTISAVDNEGIG from the coding sequence ATTAGTCATGCAAAAACTACTGATGACCATGACCAGCATCGTCAGCTTAACTTTAACCATACACAATTAGTGCTTTGTGCCGCCGCGATCGGCATCTTTGGTGGATTGGTTGCCACCATTTATTATTTCGTTTTAGAAACTATGATGGATCAGGTCTGGCATGTATTGCCGGAGTTGATCGAGCCATATTTTCCACCTTGGCTACCTACAAACAACTATGTTTGGATTGCTACAACAATTGGTGGAGTTGCGGTTGGCATAGCGATTTATTTACTTGGCTGTCCCGGTGAAATGGCTCAAGTGGTCGATCGGATTCATCAGCCAGGAAAAATTGATATTAGTAAAACCCCAGCAATGGTGATCGCTTCATTGCTAGCTATTACCGCTGGGGGAAGTGCGGGGCCAGAAGCACCATTGGTTCAGGTCAACGGTAGTTTTGGTAGCTGGCTGGGCGATCGGCTCAAACTAAGCATTGGTTCGGTGCGGGTGCTAACCTTTTGTGGCATGAGTGCAGCCTTGGGAGCATTTTTCGGAGCCCCGATTGGTGCAGCTCTGTTTGCCCTAGAAATTCCCCACCGACGTGGATTGGAATATTATGAAGCGATCGCCCCGGCGGTGATTTCGGCAATTTTTTCCTTTGCAATATTTAGAATTAGCACCGGCATCACCATTGGTGGTATCTATCACTTCGAGTCCGTACCATCCCTAACCCCCATGAATCTACTGGAGGGGCTCTTGCTGGGAATAGTTGGCGCAGCGATCGCGGTGCTATTTATTTATATCTTTCGGGCAGTTGGTTATCTCTTTCAGTTCATAGAACATGATCAGATTCTCAGTGCCACATTGGGTGGTTTGGCGATCGGTCTAATCGCCCTTTTCCTGCCGCAAACCCTCTTTTTTAGTGAAGCCCAGATCCATGATGTGATTGAAACAGGTATGACCCTGGGAGTAAGTATGCTGCTATTAATCGCAGTGGCAAAAATGCTAGCGATTAGCTTTACGCTTCACTCTGGCTTTCTGGGTGGTTTTATTTTTCCGCTGTTTTTCATTGGCGCAAATGTGGGTTTGGCGATCGCCCTAGCAGTGCCACAGATTCATCCAACCGTGGGCATGATTTGTTTGATGGCGGCGATGAATGTAGCAGTGACCAAAACACCAATTAGTAGCAGTATTATCCTCAGTGTGCTTTCGGATACGGCAATGTTGCCAGTGATTGTAATTGCTAGTTTTGTGAGTTTTTTATTGACCGCACAGATCGCCATGATCAGCACCCAGCGATCGCGCGGTAGTGATGAGCAGGCTATACCAGTTTGGCTCCACAATTCTACGGTTGATACAATTAGTGCTGTAGATAATGAAGGAATAGGCTAG
- a CDS encoding M42 family metallopeptidase, which produces MEELLRPDRLYDLISELVMCHSPSGAEAEIDRYLLAQFANLELEHWQDAAGNIVAKIPGPKNNPASNSAIAITAHKDEIGAIVKSINQYGQIEIGKLDGSFPWVYGEGIVDLLGDRETISAVLSFGSRHISHRSPQKELQTSKALSWDDAWLETKASPQKLAAAGIRPGTRMVISKHRKQPFRLSEDYVASYTLDNKASLAILLTLAEVIGQTNGQPKTDVYLLASANEEVGAIGAMYFSNQRSLDALIALEIIPLSCEYPIEDNDAPVLLSQDAYGVYDENLNRGIAQIAQDHKLALQFAVLNSFGSDGSIAMKFGHVPRAACLGFPTENTHGYEIAHLGAIANCIRLLYAYLK; this is translated from the coding sequence ATGGAAGAGCTATTGCGCCCCGATCGCCTCTACGACCTGATCAGCGAACTAGTCATGTGCCACTCCCCCAGCGGTGCAGAAGCCGAGATCGATCGATACCTGCTCGCCCAGTTTGCCAACCTAGAGCTAGAACATTGGCAAGATGCCGCCGGAAACATCGTTGCTAAAATTCCTGGCCCCAAAAACAATCCAGCCTCCAACAGCGCGATCGCCATCACCGCGCACAAAGACGAAATCGGCGCGATCGTTAAGAGCATTAACCAATACGGCCAGATCGAAATCGGTAAACTCGATGGCTCCTTCCCCTGGGTCTATGGCGAAGGGATCGTAGACCTGCTCGGCGATCGTGAAACCATCTCCGCCGTGTTGAGCTTTGGCTCGCGGCACATCTCCCATCGATCGCCCCAGAAAGAACTTCAAACCAGCAAAGCCCTGAGTTGGGACGATGCCTGGTTAGAAACCAAAGCCAGCCCACAGAAGCTAGCAGCAGCAGGGATTCGCCCCGGCACCCGCATGGTGATTAGCAAACACCGCAAGCAACCCTTTCGGCTCAGTGAGGATTATGTTGCCAGCTACACCCTCGATAACAAAGCATCCCTGGCGATCCTGCTCACCCTGGCCGAAGTAATTGGGCAAACTAATGGGCAACCCAAAACCGATGTCTATCTGCTGGCCTCCGCCAATGAAGAAGTAGGCGCGATCGGCGCGATGTATTTTAGTAACCAGCGATCGCTCGATGCCCTGATTGCGCTGGAGATCATCCCGCTCTCATGCGAATATCCGATCGAGGACAACGATGCCCCCGTGTTGCTGTCCCAGGATGCCTATGGGGTCTATGATGAAAACCTGAATCGCGGCATTGCCCAGATTGCCCAGGATCATAAATTAGCCTTGCAATTTGCGGTGTTGAATAGTTTTGGCAGCGATGGCTCGATCGCCATGAAATTCGGCCATGTGCCCCGCGCCGCCTGTCTGGGTTTCCCCACCGAAAACACCCACGGCTACGAGATTGCCCACCTCGGCGCGATCGCCAATTGCATTAGATTGCTATACGCCTATTTAAAATAA
- the pheA gene encoding prephenate dehydratase, protein MTTVAYLGPAGTYTEAAAISFLKLRGWPQDYVHLQPYATISKAMAAVATGESLVAVVPVENSIQGSVTMTLDSLWQWEQLQIQQALVLPIRHALITQAPEKAAIKTVYSHPQALAQCQNWVGENLPQVQQIPAHSTADGLRLVAEDGTGTAAAIASQRAAAMYNLPIMACPINDYPDNYTRFLVLSLDRSANTGTNQTKQSELTGDSGDLDQVNNDLSKQDPIANNEHISLAFSVKANMPGVLVRPLSVFANRNINLSRIESRPTKKSLGDYIFFADIEASIAEKHVQEAIAELESLCETLKIFGSYGIEKVAIDNIEDI, encoded by the coding sequence ATGACCACGGTTGCTTATTTAGGGCCAGCGGGCACATATACAGAGGCGGCAGCGATCAGCTTTTTGAAGCTGCGCGGTTGGCCTCAAGATTATGTACACCTACAGCCCTATGCCACGATCTCAAAGGCAATGGCAGCGGTAGCAACCGGAGAGTCACTGGTGGCGGTGGTTCCGGTCGAGAATTCGATCCAGGGTAGCGTGACCATGACCCTTGACAGTTTGTGGCAGTGGGAGCAATTGCAAATTCAACAGGCGTTGGTATTGCCGATCCGCCATGCGCTGATTACCCAGGCTCCGGAGAAAGCAGCGATCAAAACCGTTTACTCCCATCCCCAGGCATTGGCGCAATGTCAAAATTGGGTTGGCGAAAATTTACCACAGGTACAACAAATCCCTGCCCACTCGACTGCCGACGGTTTGCGTTTGGTGGCAGAAGATGGCACAGGTACGGCAGCGGCGATCGCCTCGCAACGGGCAGCCGCCATGTACAATTTGCCGATCATGGCCTGTCCGATTAATGACTATCCCGACAACTACACCCGCTTTCTGGTGCTGAGTCTCGATCGCTCTGCTAATACTGGTACTAATCAGACTAAGCAATCTGAATTGACAGGAGATTCAGGCGATCTTGATCAAGTTAATAACGATCTTAGCAAGCAAGATCCAATCGCCAACAATGAGCATATTTCCCTGGCGTTTAGTGTCAAAGCCAACATGCCGGGAGTTTTAGTACGCCCCTTGTCAGTGTTTGCCAATCGCAACATTAACCTGAGTCGGATTGAATCGCGCCCCACTAAAAAATCCCTGGGTGATTATATTTTCTTTGCCGATATCGAAGCATCGATCGCTGAAAAGCATGTCCAGGAAGCGATCGCCGAGCTAGAATCACTATGCGAAACCCTGAAGATTTTTGGTAGCTATGGGATCGAGAAAGTAGCGATCGATAATATCGAAGATATTTAA